In Microvirgula aerodenitrificans DSM 15089, the sequence GACCGTCGACGATCAGTTCGCCGCGGTTCACCACCTGACCGTCGTGGACCAGCACATGCTTGTCCTTCGGAATCAGGGTTTCGTGCGCCACGCCTTCCAGATCGGTGATCACCAGGCGCTGCTTGCCCTTGGTGTCCTTGCCGAACGACACGGTGCCGGTCACGTCGGCCAGCATGCCGGCGTCCTTCGGCGAACGCGCTTCGAACAGCTCGGCCACACGCGGCAGACCACCGGTAATGTCGCGGGTCTTCGACGATTCCTGCGGGATGCGGGCCAGCACTTCACCGACACCCACGTCCTGGCCGTCACGCACGGTAATGATGGCGCCGACCTGGAAGGTGATGTTCACCGGCGTATCCGAGCCGGCCAGTTTCACTTCGTTGCCGCTTTCGTCGAGCAGCTTCACCTGCGGACGCAGCACCTTCGATGCGCTGGCGCGACGCTTCGGGTCAATGACCACCAGCGTGGACAGACCGGTCACATCGTCGACCTGCTTGGCGACAGTGGTGCCTTCCTCGACGTTCTCGAACCGCACGTGACCGGCGTATTCGGTAATGATCGGGCGGGTGTGCGGGTCCCAGGTAGCCAGTACCGTGCCGGCCTTGATCGACTGGCTGTCGGTGACCAGCAGCGTGGCGCCGTACGGAATGTTGTGGCGCTCGCGCTCGCGGCCCTGACGGCCGTCCGGCAGTTCCTCGTGAATCACCACTTCGCCGGAGCGCGCGATGACCACCAGTTCGCCCTTGTCGTTCTTCACGTAGCGCATCTGGCTCGAGAAGCTGACCAGACCGTTCGACTTGGCTTCCACCTGGCTGGCGGCTGCGGCTCGCGACGCGGCACCACCGATGTGGAAGGTACGCATCGTCAGCTGCGTGCCCGGTTCACCGATCGACTGCGCGGCGATCACGCCGACAGCTTCACCGGTGTTGACCAGCTTGCCGCGGCCAAGGTCGCGACCGTAGCACTTGGCGCACAGACCATAGCGGGTTTCGCAGGTCAGCGGCGTACGCACCTTGATTTCGTCGATGCCAAGGCTGTCGACCAGATCCACGGTGTATTCGTCGAACAGCGTGCCGGCTTCGATGACGGTTTCGCCGGTTGCCGGGTTGACCACGTCGATGGCTGCCACGCGACCGAGAATGCGGTCACGCAGTGCTTCGATCACGTCACCGCCCTGCACCACGGCCTTCATCACCGCACCGTTGGTGGTGCCGCAATCGTCGTGCACCACGACCAGATCCTGGGTCACGTCGACCAGACGACGGGTCAGGTAACCGGAGTTTGCCGTCTTCAGCGCCGTATCCGCGAGACCCTTGCGGGCACCGTGAGTCGAGATGAAGTACTGCAGAACGGTCAGACCTTCGCGGAAGTTCGCCGTAATCGGCGTCTCGATGATCGAGCCGTCAGGCTTGGCCATCAGGCCCCGCATACCGGCCAGCTGGCGGATCTGCGCGGCGGAACCCCGGGCGCCCGAGTCGGCCATCATGTAAATCGAGTTGAACGATTCCTGATCGACTTCCTTGCCCTCGCGGTCCAGCACGCGCTGGGTCTTGAGCTCGTCCATCATGGCCTTGGCGACCTGGTCGCCGCAGCGACCCCAGATGTCCACGACCTTGTTGTAGCGCTCGCCCTGGGTCACCAGACCCTGACGGTACTGTTCTTCGATTTCCTTGACTTCCTGCTGCGCGCCGGCGAGCAGGCGTTCCTTCGCCGTCGGCACCAGCATGTCGTCCACGCAGATCGAGATGCCGCCGCGGGTCGAATAGCTGAAACCGGTGTACATCAGCTGGTCGGCGAACACGACCGTGTCCTTGATGCCGCAACGACGGAACGAGACGTTGATGAGCTTGGAGATTTCCTTCTTCTTCAGCGCCTTGTTGATGTGCTCGAACGGCAGGCCCTTCGGCAGGATTTCGGACAGCAGCGCGCGACCGACGGTGGTGTTCACCCGACGGATGACCGGCTGGAATTCGCCCTGTTCGTCCTTTTCCCACTCGCGCAGACGCACGGCAATGCGCGTCCCGAGTTCGACCTGACGGGTTTCGTAGGCGCGGCTCAGCTCGCTGATGCCGGAGAACGACATGCCTTCGCCACGGCCGTTGATCTTGTCGCGGGTCAGGTAGTACAGACCCAGCACGATATCCTGCGACGGCACGATGATCGGCTCGCCGTTGGCCGGCGACAGCACGTTGTTCGAAGCCAGCATCAGCGTGCGGGCTTCCATCTGCGCTTCCAGCGACAGCGGCACGTGAACGGCCATCTGGTCACCGTCGAAGTCGGCGTTGAACGCAGTACATACCAGCGGATGCAGCTGGATGGCCTTGCCTTCGATCAGCACCGGCTCGAATGCCTGGATGCCCAGGCGGTGCAGCGTCGGCGCACGGTTCAGCAGGACCGGATGCTCGCGGATCACGTCTTCGAGGATGTCCCAGACTTCCGGCACTTCCTGTTCGACCAGCTTCTTGGCAGCCTTGATGGTGCTGGCCAGGCCGAGGACTTCCAGTTTGTGGAAGATGAACGGCTTGAACAGTTCCAGCGCCATCTTCTTCGGCAGACCGCACTGATGCAGACGCAGGGTCGGGCCCACGGTAATCACCGAACGACCCGAGTAGTCGACGCGCTTGCCCAGCAGGTTCTGACGGAAGCGGCCGCCCTTGCCCTTGATCATGTCGGCCAGCGACTTCAGCGGGCGCTTGTTGGCGCCGGTCATGGCCTTGCCGCGACGACCGTTGTCCAGCAGTGAGTCGACCGATTCCTGCAGCATGCGCTTTTCGTTGCGCACGATGATTTCCGGCGCGCGCAGCTCCAGCAGCCGCTTGAGGCGGTTGTTGCGGTTGATCACGCGGCGGTACAGGTCGTTCAGGTCGGAGGTCGCGAAACGACCGCCGTCCAGCGGCACCAGCGGGCGCAGTTCCGGCGGCAGCACCGGCAGCACTTCCAGGATCATCCATTCCGGCTTGATGCCGGTACGCTGGAACGCCTCAAGCACCTTCAGGCGCTTGGCGATCTTCTTGATCTTGGTTTCCGAGCCGGTGGCTTCCAGGTCGGCGCGCAGCGTTTCGATCTCGGCATTGATGTCGAGGCTCTTCAGCAGCGAGCGGATACCTTCGGCACCCATCAGGGCTTCGAATTCGTCACCGTACTCCTCGACCTTGTCGAGGTAGTCTTCTTCGGTCAGCAGCTGCTTCTTCTGCAGCGGCGTCATGCCCGGTTCGGTCACGACGAAGCCTTCGAAGTACAGCACGCGTTCGATGTCGCGCAGCGTCATGTCGAGGACCATGCCCAGACGCGACGGCAGCGACTTCAGGAACCAGATGTGCGCGACCGGGCTGGCCAGCTCGATGTGGCCCATGCGTTCGCGACGCACCTTGCTCAGCGTGACTTCAACGCCGCATTTTTCGCAGATCACGCCGCGATGCTTGAGGCGCTTGTACTTGCCGCACAGGCACTCGTAGTCCTTGATCGGGCCGAAGATGCGGGCGCAGAACAGGCCATCGCGCTCCGGCTTGAAGGTACGGTAGTTGATCGTTTCCGGCTTTTTAACTTCGCCGAACGACCAGGAACGGATTTTGTCCGGCGACGCGATGCCGATCTTGATCGCGTCGAATTCTTCTTCCTGCGTAACTTGCTTGAAGAGGTCGAGCAGAGCTTTCATGTCTTCTCCGGTGAGAAGTGAGGCGTGAGGCGGGGGTGCGAAGCGCACCCGCCCTCACTACTCACGGGTCAGTAACGTTCGAGGTCGATATCGAGACCGAGCGAGCGAATTTCCTTCACCAGCACGTTGAAGGATTCCGGCATGCCGGCATCGATCTTGTGCTCGCCCTTGACGATGTTCTCGTAAACCTTGGTACGGCCGTTCACGTCATCCGACTTCACGGTCAGCATTTCCTGCAGCGTGTAGGCGGCGCCGTAAGCTTCCAGTGCCCACACTTCCATTTCACCGAAGCGCTGGCCACCGAACTGGGCTTTACCACCCAGCGGCTGCTGGGTCACCAGGCTGTACGGACCGGTCGAACGCGCGTGCATCTTGTCATCGACCAGGTGATGCAGCTTCAGGAAGTGCATCACGCCGACGGTGACCTTGCGGTCGAAGGCTTCGCCCGAGCGGCCGTCGAACAGCGTCATCTGCGTCTTCGAGCCGTTGAAGTCCAGCAGCTGGGTACGCGGATCGTCGTTCGGGTAGGCCAGTTCCAGCATCGCGCGGATTTCCGCTTCCTTGGCACCGTCAAACACCGGCGTCGAGAACGGCATGCCGCGACGCAGGTTGTGCGCCAGATGCAGGATTTCCTTGTCGGTCAGGCTGGCGATGTCTTCCGGCTTGCCGCTGGAGTTGTAGATCTTGTCGATGTACGAACGGATGTCCGCCACCGCGCGCTCTTCCTTCAGCATCTTGTCGAACTGCTGGCCGATACCCTTGCCCGCCCAGCCGAGGTGGACTTCGAGAATCTGACCGATGTTCATGCGCGACGGCACGCCCAGCGGGTTCAGCACGATGTCGACCGGCGTACCATCCGCCATGTACGGCATGTCTTCGACCGGCAGGATCTTCGACACCACACCCTTGTTACCGTGACGGCCGGCCATCTTGTCGCCCGGCTGCAGGCGGCGCTTGACGGCGATGTACACCTTGACCATCTTCTGCACGCCCGGCGGCAGTTCGTCGCCCTGGGTCAGCTTGCGCTTCTTGTCTTCGAACTTGAGGTCGAATTCTTCGCGCTTCTGCGACAGCGATTCCTTCATCAGCTCGAGCTGCTTGGCCACGTCCTCGTCCGTCATGCGGATGTCGAACCAGTCATGCTTGCTCAGCAGGCCGGTCAGGTACTCGAGGTCGATCACGGTGCCCTTGGCCAGACGCTTCGGACCGCCGTTGGCAGCCTTGCCGATGATCAGGCGTTCGATACGATCGAAGGCGTCGTTCTCGAAAATGCGCAGCTGGTCGTTCAGGTCCTGGCGATAGCGCTTCAGCTCGGCGTCGATGATCGACTGCGCGCGCTTGTCACGCTCGATGCCTTCGCGGGTGAACACCTGCACGTCGATGACGGTACCGCTCATGCCGGTCGGCACGCGCAGCGAGGTGTCCTTCACGTCGCTGGCCTTCTCGCCGAAGATCGCGCGCAGCAGCTTTTCTTCCGGCGTCAGCTGGGTTTCGCCCTTCGGCGTGACCTTGCCCACCAGCACGTCGCCGGCTTCGACTTCCGCACCGATGTACACGATGCCGGCTTCATCAAGACGGCCCTGCATGCGTTCGCTCAGGTTCGGGATGTCGCGGGTGATTTCTTCCGGCCCGAGCTTGGTGTCGCGGGCGACAACCGACAGTTCTTCGATGTGGATCGACGTGTAGCGGTCGTCGGACACGACGCGCTCGCTGATCAGCACCGAGTCTTCATAGTTGTAGCCGTTCCACGGCATGAAGGCGATGGTCATGTTCTGACCGAGCGCCAGCTCGCCGAGGTCGGTCGAGGCACCGTCGGCGATCACGTCGCCACGGGCCACGATGTCGCCCACATTCACCAGCGGACGCTGGTTGATGTTGGTGTTCTGG encodes:
- the rpoC gene encoding DNA-directed RNA polymerase subunit beta'; its protein translation is MKALLDLFKQVTQEEEFDAIKIGIASPDKIRSWSFGEVKKPETINYRTFKPERDGLFCARIFGPIKDYECLCGKYKRLKHRGVICEKCGVEVTLSKVRRERMGHIELASPVAHIWFLKSLPSRLGMVLDMTLRDIERVLYFEGFVVTEPGMTPLQKKQLLTEEDYLDKVEEYGDEFEALMGAEGIRSLLKSLDINAEIETLRADLEATGSETKIKKIAKRLKVLEAFQRTGIKPEWMILEVLPVLPPELRPLVPLDGGRFATSDLNDLYRRVINRNNRLKRLLELRAPEIIVRNEKRMLQESVDSLLDNGRRGKAMTGANKRPLKSLADMIKGKGGRFRQNLLGKRVDYSGRSVITVGPTLRLHQCGLPKKMALELFKPFIFHKLEVLGLASTIKAAKKLVEQEVPEVWDILEDVIREHPVLLNRAPTLHRLGIQAFEPVLIEGKAIQLHPLVCTAFNADFDGDQMAVHVPLSLEAQMEARTLMLASNNVLSPANGEPIIVPSQDIVLGLYYLTRDKINGRGEGMSFSGISELSRAYETRQVELGTRIAVRLREWEKDEQGEFQPVIRRVNTTVGRALLSEILPKGLPFEHINKALKKKEISKLINVSFRRCGIKDTVVFADQLMYTGFSYSTRGGISICVDDMLVPTAKERLLAGAQQEVKEIEEQYRQGLVTQGERYNKVVDIWGRCGDQVAKAMMDELKTQRVLDREGKEVDQESFNSIYMMADSGARGSAAQIRQLAGMRGLMAKPDGSIIETPITANFREGLTVLQYFISTHGARKGLADTALKTANSGYLTRRLVDVTQDLVVVHDDCGTTNGAVMKAVVQGGDVIEALRDRILGRVAAIDVVNPATGETVIEAGTLFDEYTVDLVDSLGIDEIKVRTPLTCETRYGLCAKCYGRDLGRGKLVNTGEAVGVIAAQSIGEPGTQLTMRTFHIGGAASRAAAASQVEAKSNGLVSFSSQMRYVKNDKGELVVIARSGEVVIHEELPDGRQGRERERHNIPYGATLLVTDSQSIKAGTVLATWDPHTRPIITEYAGHVRFENVEEGTTVAKQVDDVTGLSTLVVIDPKRRASASKVLRPQVKLLDESGNEVKLAGSDTPVNITFQVGAIITVRDGQDVGVGEVLARIPQESSKTRDITGGLPRVAELFEARSPKDAGMLADVTGTVSFGKDTKGKQRLVITDLEGVAHETLIPKDKHVLVHDGQVVNRGELIVDGPVDPHDILRLQGIEALARYIVQEVQEVYRLQGVKINDKHIEVIIRQMLRRVVISDSGNTDFIQGEQVERSEVLDVNDKMASEDKEPARYDNVLLGITKASLSTDSFISAASFQETTRVLTEAAIMGKKDDLRGLKENVIVGRLIPAGTGLAYHSNRRRQPFGNAELTGETLAESPDGQEHSAL